The Candidatus Binatia bacterium DNA segment CAACTACGTGTCAAAACCAGAGCGATATAGCTCGCATGTTTTTCCAGGTAGCGGTGGGCGCGCGCCGATACGGCAAAGTCTTCCCAATCGTGGTCGCTGAGCGAGCGTAGCATCGGATTCTGCCCCAAAAGCAGGCGCCGCCCCCAGGGCCGGCGTGCCAGCCCCGCCACTAACTCGAACACCGTACCCAGCGGCGCGGTGACATGCGCCGACCAGTCGTGACAGGCTTCGACGTGGAAGCCGTTGGCGACCGCATTCGACTGGTACTGGCGGGCCGAGTCGAAATACTCCCATTGCCAAGTCTGGCGGACCACCTGAATCTTCGGATCATTCCACACCGGCGAATCCTTGTCCGCCTTCGACATGAAGTCCACGATCACCACGCGGCCTCCGGGCGGCGTAATTCGCGCCAGTTGACTGAGAAAACGGTTGCGGTCGGGGAAATGAAATGCGGCTTCGAGGCAGAGGACGCGATCGAAAGATTCATCCGGGAAGCGAAGATTCATCGCGTCGCCTTCGAGGTAGGTGAGATTACGGGTGTTGCCGTACAGTGTCTGCGCCGCGGCGACGTTCTGCGGCAGCAGGTCGAGGGCGGTGATGTCAGCCTGCGGAAACGCCTGCGCCATGAAGAACGAACTCATCCCCCTGCCGCTGCCGACGTCCAACACGCGGCTGCCGCGAGTGAGCCGTAGGAGCGCCACCGATTTTGTGACCAGCCTGAACTGCGCGCCCGGTAGGCGGAAGAACGGCGCGAACAAGAACGGCGTGACCACGAAGTTCAGGACGGTTAGCGGCGGCCCGAAACGATAGTAGCCGAGGTTGAGCAGGGGACCCCAACCGAAGGCTTGCAACACACGGAAAGTGATGCTCGAGGCGTCGTAGGCTGCCCTGATGTTCGGGGCGATCGACGGCGCGGCGGCGACGACGCGAGCTTGGTGAGCCGGCTCTGCGCCGGCGGCAACTCGGATCGGGGTGTTCTGCGTCATGCCAGCCGCGTGACCTCTTATCTGCCATCCCGTACGGGATCAACTGCCCGCGTGCATGATGCCGATCACCTTACCACTGGAATCGTAGGCTGACGCGGGCACCGTTGGGTGTCACCGTAGACCAATTTGCGCTGGAGTTGCAAAGTGCGCCGCCATGAGTCAGTGGAATCGAACCATGGGCCGTGCCATTTCGAAAACAGTGTGGAAGGTAGGGCTCACCGCCGGTGTGCTCTTGGTCGCAGTCGTCGCGGCGTGGATGTGGCGCTTTGCGGTGGTCGAACGGGTGCTCACCCTTCTCCGCCAGGACACCCAGATTCAAAACTTCCGCCGCATGCACGAGGTCTTCCCCAGCCGCATCATTCCAAGGTCCGTGGCACCGCTTCACTTCGAGCGGAATGTGGAGGATCTCGACGTCACCTACCAGTATCGCGGCAAGGTGAGCCGCCTGGACGAGTTCCTCCAACGCACCACCACCTTGGGACTGCTGGTGCTGAAGGATGACCGCATCGTCTACGAGCGCTACTTCTTCGGCGCAACCGAAGACTCCCACTTCACCTCATGGTCGGTGGCGAAGTCGTTCGTGTCCGCCCTGGTAGGCATCGCCATCG contains these protein-coding regions:
- a CDS encoding methyltransferase domain-containing protein; this translates as MTQNTPIRVAAGAEPAHQARVVAAAPSIAPNIRAAYDASSITFRVLQAFGWGPLLNLGYYRFGPPLTVLNFVVTPFLFAPFFRLPGAQFRLVTKSVALLRLTRGSRVLDVGSGRGMSSFFMAQAFPQADITALDLLPQNVAAAQTLYGNTRNLTYLEGDAMNLRFPDESFDRVLCLEAAFHFPDRNRFLSQLARITPPGGRVVIVDFMSKADKDSPVWNDPKIQVVRQTWQWEYFDSARQYQSNAVANGFHVEACHDWSAHVTAPLGTVFELVAGLARRPWGRRLLLGQNPMLRSLSDHDWEDFAVSARAHRYLEKHASYIALVLTRS